One region of Oryza sativa Japonica Group chromosome 10, ASM3414082v1 genomic DNA includes:
- the LOC4348261 gene encoding uncharacterized protein, with translation MQTQGRESLGIAGTQAPASAPASPRRYRLPSDETPTGNAASSTSFASARTPPPLSSPSIRCLGSIVGEAPPLTPLAVGAEHRPRSSPHRFHPNRARDNEVAAIEECEQEPKTCEEFTEQDIDAGNEMPSDEYFAPGTGGFEDGSF, from the exons atgcaaacacagggAAGGGAGTCCCTTGGGATAGCCGGAACGCAAGCGcccgcgtcggcgccggcgagcccaCGACGCTACCGACTTCCCTCTG ACGAAACACCGACGGGCAACGCCGCCTCTTCGACGTCCTTCGCGTCGGCCagaacaccgccgccgctgtcctcaCCATCGATCCGCTGCCTTG GTTCCATCGTTGGAGAAGCCCCGCCGCTGACGCCACTCGCCGTCGGAGCAGAACACCGTCCCCGGAGCTCCCCTCACCGCTTCCACCCAAACCGTGCCCGGG ACAACGAAGTTGCAGCCATAGAGGAGTGTGAGCAGGAACCTAAGACTTGTGAGGAGTTcactgagcaag ACATTGATGCAGGAAATGAGATGCCCAGTGATGAGTACTTTGCACCGGGTACCGGAGGTTTCGAGGATGGTTCTTTCTAG